One part of the Marichromatium purpuratum 984 genome encodes these proteins:
- a CDS encoding salicylate synthase, with protein sequence MDHTLAFWPPAVAQTYRDKGYWEPLTLGEQLRRWAETHGSRTALVAGDQRLSYAELDARVDRLAAALHGRGIGLGDRVLVQLPNDLPLVLTTLALCRLGAAPIMVMTALRERELAALGALAEPVACVVQDRFLGFDHRALAERIQAGLPSLREIVVVGEAGPHTAFAALDAEPVALPRPDPESIALLLLSGGTTDVPKLIPRTHVDYAYNARRAAEISGLDADSVYLAALPVAHNFPLASPGILGTFFAGGQVVLARTPGFDETFPLIAAERVTHTALVPALVPLWLQAREWDDTDLSSLQVLQVGGARLDAETAARIRPELGCAVQQVFGMAEGLLCFTHLDDPDSVVLHTQGRPMCADDDVRIVDANGHDVAPGEAGELLVRGPYTIRGYYRAETYNRTAFTSDGYYRSGDKVRRTAEGALVVEGRIKDQINRAGEKIAAAEIETLLVEHPAIREAALVALPDTRLGESACACVLGDDPALDLAEIHRFLAAREMPRHKWPDRLELVDGWPLTAIGKIDKQALRARLQPPLTRPTPRDYIEHRLRIIADPLQLATRLAQAGLDDTLTLYERDGEWSLGIGVAARLDLNLERVRIRYGEQEQSWALEDFPSAVDNALAALPINNWRAYGMARFELARRFHGLPDADTRTELLQLVVPEREIRLRQGEALLRGFSQQAVDHLAETLGRLDSNHPETIELPLRAVQAPVAHENSEEYQRMVAAAVAEIQAGQYQKVILSRRVAIPERIDPVTSYFAGRCNNTPARSFLVLWPGFSAAGFSPETVLEVSAEGWVSTQPLAGTRALGETPEEESALRAELLTDLKEVAEHAISVKLSFEELEAVCDRPSIQVSELMSIARRGSVQHLGSRAGGQLAPGANPWHAFQSLFPAVTASGIPKRESIDAIGRHERQPRGLYSGSVLTVDSDGTLDAALVLRAFYEQDGKQWLQAGAGLIALSTPQRELQETREKLAGVCANLFAPAVAANDHPEEACAS encoded by the coding sequence ATGGACCACACCCTCGCGTTCTGGCCGCCCGCAGTGGCGCAAACCTATCGGGACAAGGGTTACTGGGAACCGCTGACCCTGGGCGAGCAGCTGCGCCGCTGGGCCGAGACCCATGGCTCGCGCACCGCGCTGGTGGCAGGTGATCAGCGACTGAGCTATGCCGAACTCGACGCCCGTGTCGACCGCCTCGCCGCCGCCCTGCACGGGCGCGGCATCGGCCTCGGCGATCGTGTGCTGGTCCAGCTCCCCAACGATCTGCCCCTGGTGCTCACCACCCTGGCGCTGTGCCGTCTCGGCGCGGCACCGATCATGGTGATGACCGCGCTGCGCGAGCGTGAGCTGGCCGCGCTCGGCGCGCTGGCCGAGCCGGTCGCCTGTGTGGTCCAGGACCGCTTCCTCGGCTTCGACCACCGCGCCCTGGCCGAACGCATCCAGGCCGGGCTGCCAAGCCTGCGCGAGATCGTCGTGGTCGGTGAGGCCGGACCCCACACCGCCTTCGCCGCGCTCGATGCCGAGCCTGTCGCACTGCCCCGCCCCGACCCCGAGTCGATCGCGCTGCTGCTGCTCTCCGGCGGCACCACCGACGTGCCCAAGCTGATCCCGCGCACCCATGTCGACTACGCCTACAACGCCCGGCGCGCCGCCGAGATCAGCGGTCTCGACGCCGACAGCGTCTATCTCGCCGCGCTGCCGGTGGCGCACAACTTCCCGCTTGCCAGCCCCGGCATCCTCGGCACCTTCTTCGCCGGCGGCCAGGTGGTGCTCGCCCGCACCCCCGGCTTCGACGAGACCTTCCCGCTGATCGCCGCCGAGCGCGTCACCCACACCGCGCTGGTACCGGCGCTGGTGCCGCTGTGGTTGCAGGCACGTGAGTGGGACGACACCGATCTGTCGAGCCTCCAGGTGCTCCAGGTCGGTGGCGCCCGACTCGATGCCGAGACCGCCGCACGCATCCGCCCCGAACTCGGCTGCGCGGTACAACAGGTCTTCGGCATGGCCGAGGGGCTGCTCTGCTTCACCCATCTCGACGATCCCGACAGCGTCGTGCTGCACACCCAGGGCCGTCCGATGTGTGCCGACGACGATGTCCGCATCGTCGACGCGAATGGTCACGATGTCGCCCCCGGCGAGGCCGGCGAGCTGCTGGTGCGCGGCCCCTACACCATTCGCGGCTACTACCGCGCCGAGACCTATAACCGCACCGCCTTCACCAGCGATGGCTACTACCGCTCCGGGGACAAGGTGCGACGCACCGCCGAGGGCGCGCTGGTCGTCGAGGGACGGATCAAGGACCAGATCAACCGCGCCGGGGAGAAGATCGCCGCCGCCGAGATCGAGACCCTGCTCGTCGAGCACCCGGCGATCCGCGAGGCGGCGCTGGTGGCGCTGCCCGATACGCGACTCGGCGAGAGTGCCTGCGCCTGCGTGCTCGGCGACGACCCGGCGCTCGACCTCGCCGAGATCCATCGTTTCCTCGCCGCGCGCGAGATGCCTCGCCACAAGTGGCCGGATCGACTCGAGCTGGTCGATGGCTGGCCGCTGACCGCGATCGGCAAGATCGACAAACAGGCCCTGCGCGCGCGTCTGCAACCGCCGCTCACCCGCCCCACCCCGCGCGACTACATCGAGCATCGCCTGCGGATCATCGCCGATCCGCTGCAACTGGCGACTCGCCTGGCCCAGGCCGGACTCGATGACACCCTCACGCTCTACGAGCGCGACGGCGAGTGGTCACTGGGAATCGGGGTCGCGGCACGCCTCGATCTCAATCTCGAGCGGGTGCGTATCCGCTACGGCGAGCAAGAACAGAGCTGGGCGCTCGAAGACTTCCCCAGCGCGGTCGACAACGCGCTCGCGGCGCTGCCGATCAACAACTGGCGCGCCTACGGCATGGCCCGTTTCGAGCTGGCGCGCCGCTTCCACGGCCTGCCCGACGCGGACACCCGCACCGAGCTGCTGCAACTGGTGGTACCCGAGCGCGAGATCCGACTGCGTCAGGGCGAGGCGTTGCTGCGCGGCTTCTCGCAGCAAGCCGTCGACCACTTGGCCGAGACCCTCGGCCGTCTCGACAGCAACCACCCCGAGACGATCGAGCTGCCGCTGCGTGCGGTCCAGGCACCGGTCGCCCACGAAAACAGCGAGGAGTACCAGCGGATGGTCGCCGCTGCGGTGGCCGAGATCCAGGCCGGTCAATACCAGAAGGTGATCCTGTCGCGCCGGGTTGCCATCCCCGAACGCATCGATCCGGTGACCAGCTACTTCGCGGGACGCTGCAACAACACCCCGGCGCGATCGTTCCTGGTGCTGTGGCCGGGTTTCAGTGCCGCCGGCTTCAGTCCCGAGACCGTGCTCGAGGTCTCTGCCGAGGGTTGGGTGAGCACCCAGCCGCTGGCCGGTACCCGCGCCCTCGGCGAGACCCCGGAGGAGGAGTCGGCGCTGCGTGCTGAGCTGCTCACCGACCTCAAGGAAGTCGCCGAGCACGCCATCTCGGTCAAGCTCTCGTTCGAGGAGCTGGAGGCGGTCTGCGACCGACCGAGCATCCAGGTCTCGGAGCTGATGTCGATCGCCCGGCGCGGCTCGGTGCAGCACCTCGGCTCGCGTGCCGGCGGCCAGCTCGCCCCCGGCGCCAACCCCTGGCACGCCTTCCAGTCGCTGTTCCCGGCGGTCACCGCCTCGGGCATTCCCAAGCGCGAGTCGATCGATGCCATCGGTCGCCACGAGCGCCAGCCGCGCGGGCTCTACAGCGGCTCGGTGCTCACCGTCGACAGCGACGGCACCCTCGACGCGGCGCTGGTGCTGCGCGCCTTCTACGAGCAGGACGGCAAACAGTGGTTGCAGGCCGGTGCCGGGCTGATCGCCCTCTCCACCCCGCAGCGCGAACTGCAGGAGACCCGCGAGAAGCTCGCCGGGGTCTGCGCCAACCTGTTCGCCCCGGCGGTGGCAGCCAACGACCACCCCGAGGAGGCCTGCGCGTCATGA
- a CDS encoding AMP-binding protein, with translation MSGAAAIDPETVRDQIRALLPPGDTEIDAEENLIALGLDSLQVMQLINQWRCAGAEVGFSELIERPTLTAWQQLLDAAPAPILVPERQPTQSPATPFDLTDVQHANWSARQDGRPLGGSADHLYLELDGGTLDPARLERAWRALLGHHPMLRAHFDQQGRQRIAAASGCAPLALYDLRALPPRDCERRLGVIREARSQRRLAVERGEVAGLALSLLPDGSSRVHVDLDRLVADIESLRILLRDLATFYTGQGAPPSSSAQWHFASYLKTLEARLAPRHAVDRDYWMTRARSLPDGPRLPLRQPPETLERPHFRRRHHRLDAAAWQRLGERAQARGLTPALVLATAYAEVLACWSATPGFTLNLPLLERHDDLPGTAEAVADFTRLLLLEVDCSTPVDFASRAARLQRRFHADMAHASYCGARVLRERTPPRDDGGRAVPVVFACHLGAPLLDDDTRAILGGLGQLRLQTARAWLNHQVHEQDDALLLAWEALEALFPDGVIEAMFNAYVDLIERLAHSETAWTEPFTPQLPEAQRRTRAEVNATALALRPRLLHGGLFATARRRPERPALIDGEQVIGYGELATEALCIAAWLRAEGLAPGDAVAISLPRGRAQIAAVFGVLAAGGCYVPIDIARPTTWRTRVIERAGAGLVLDPATIDRARAHPPLPAPLPRAPSSVAYVLFDPTAPDQPVGVEVSHLAAANTLDAINLRYGVGAGDRALAVSALDLDLSVYDLFGPSQVGAALVCVPETAAHDVAVWQALIARHRVTLWNSLPEQLDRLLERVEHAATPLGLRLALVSRGRIARDLATRIATASAGGCRMVALQGMCATAIWSSLFEPTPEPLADRDSIPYGRPLPNQCYRVVDAQGRDCPDWVPGELWIGGAGLANGYRGAAEHAVGRFVTAAGARWYRTGDRGRYRPDGLLERLGHAEQLAAPDTIGSALGASRATSESDTHQAAPPPGSADQTDAPRARGHGPSPMQRHPGHEAPGGGAMRRKRRAVPARSKESRQHP, from the coding sequence ATGAGCGGCGCTGCCGCCATCGATCCCGAGACGGTCCGCGACCAGATTCGCGCCTTGCTACCCCCGGGCGACACCGAGATCGACGCCGAGGAGAACCTGATCGCGCTCGGTCTCGACTCGCTCCAGGTGATGCAACTGATCAACCAGTGGCGATGCGCCGGTGCCGAGGTCGGCTTCTCCGAGCTGATCGAGCGCCCGACGCTCACCGCCTGGCAGCAGTTGCTCGACGCGGCCCCGGCACCGATCCTGGTGCCGGAGCGGCAACCGACCCAGAGTCCCGCGACGCCATTCGACCTGACCGACGTCCAGCATGCCAACTGGAGCGCTCGTCAGGACGGCCGGCCACTCGGCGGGAGCGCGGATCATCTCTATCTCGAACTCGATGGCGGCACGCTCGACCCGGCGCGACTCGAACGCGCCTGGCGTGCCTTGCTCGGACATCATCCGATGCTGCGCGCGCACTTCGATCAACAGGGCCGCCAGCGGATCGCCGCCGCGAGCGGCTGTGCCCCGCTGGCGCTCTACGACCTGCGCGCGCTCCCTCCCCGCGACTGCGAGCGCCGCCTGGGGGTGATCCGCGAGGCGCGCTCGCAACGGCGGCTCGCGGTCGAGCGCGGCGAGGTCGCCGGACTCGCGCTGAGTCTGCTGCCGGACGGCAGCAGCCGGGTCCATGTCGATCTCGACCGACTGGTCGCGGACATCGAGAGCCTGCGCATCCTGCTGCGCGATCTCGCCACCTTCTATACCGGCCAGGGCGCGCCGCCCTCTTCTTCCGCGCAGTGGCACTTCGCCAGCTACCTGAAGACGCTTGAGGCACGTCTGGCACCACGCCATGCCGTCGATCGCGACTACTGGATGACGCGCGCCCGAAGCCTTCCCGACGGCCCGCGGCTCCCGCTGCGCCAGCCCCCTGAGACCCTTGAACGCCCCCATTTCCGGCGTCGCCACCATCGGCTCGACGCCGCCGCCTGGCAACGGCTCGGCGAACGCGCCCAGGCCCGTGGCCTGACCCCGGCGCTGGTGCTCGCCACCGCCTACGCCGAAGTGCTCGCGTGCTGGAGCGCCACGCCCGGATTCACGCTCAACCTGCCGCTGCTCGAGCGGCACGACGACCTGCCCGGTACCGCCGAGGCGGTGGCCGACTTCACCCGCCTGCTGCTGCTCGAGGTCGATTGCAGCACTCCGGTCGACTTCGCCAGCCGCGCCGCACGGCTGCAACGCCGGTTCCACGCCGACATGGCACACGCCAGCTACTGCGGCGCGCGGGTGCTGCGCGAACGCACCCCGCCGCGTGACGACGGCGGCCGTGCCGTCCCGGTGGTCTTCGCCTGCCACCTCGGCGCGCCGCTGCTCGACGACGACACCCGCGCGATCCTCGGCGGGCTCGGCCAGCTGCGCCTGCAGACAGCACGAGCATGGCTCAACCATCAGGTCCACGAGCAGGACGATGCCCTGCTGCTGGCCTGGGAGGCGCTCGAGGCACTGTTCCCGGATGGCGTGATCGAGGCGATGTTCAACGCCTATGTCGATCTGATCGAGCGCCTGGCTCACAGCGAGACGGCCTGGACGGAGCCGTTCACGCCGCAGCTGCCCGAAGCGCAGCGGCGCACGCGCGCCGAGGTCAATGCCACCGCCCTGGCACTCCGCCCCCGACTCCTGCACGGCGGACTCTTCGCCACCGCGCGCCGCCGCCCCGAGCGCCCGGCGCTGATCGACGGCGAGCAGGTGATCGGCTACGGCGAACTCGCCACCGAGGCACTGTGCATCGCCGCCTGGCTGCGTGCCGAGGGACTCGCGCCGGGGGACGCGGTGGCGATATCGCTGCCGCGCGGCAGGGCTCAGATCGCGGCGGTGTTCGGCGTGCTTGCCGCCGGGGGCTGCTATGTCCCGATCGACATCGCGCGGCCGACAACCTGGCGCACGCGCGTCATCGAGCGCGCCGGGGCCGGACTGGTGCTGGATCCGGCAACGATCGATCGCGCCCGCGCCCATCCACCACTGCCCGCGCCGCTGCCGCGGGCACCGAGCAGTGTCGCCTATGTGCTGTTCGACCCCACGGCACCCGACCAGCCGGTCGGGGTGGAGGTCTCCCACCTGGCTGCGGCCAACACCCTCGATGCGATCAACCTGCGTTACGGCGTCGGCGCCGGAGATCGGGCGCTGGCAGTCTCGGCGCTCGATCTCGATCTCTCGGTCTACGACCTCTTCGGTCCCTCGCAGGTCGGCGCCGCGCTGGTCTGCGTGCCCGAGACGGCCGCACACGACGTCGCCGTCTGGCAGGCGCTGATCGCGCGGCATCGGGTGACGTTGTGGAACTCGCTGCCGGAGCAGCTGGACAGACTGCTGGAACGGGTCGAGCACGCCGCCACGCCGCTCGGGTTGCGCCTGGCGCTGGTCTCGCGCGGTCGGATCGCCCGCGACCTGGCGACCCGGATCGCGACCGCCTCCGCCGGTGGCTGCCGGATGGTGGCGCTGCAGGGCATGTGCGCGACGGCGATCTGGTCGAGCCTCTTCGAGCCGACGCCCGAGCCGCTCGCCGACCGGGACTCGATCCCCTATGGTCGACCACTGCCCAATCAGTGCTATCGGGTGGTCGACGCGCAGGGACGCGACTGCCCCGACTGGGTGCCGGGCGAGCTGTGGATCGGCGGCGCCGGGCTGGCCAACGGCTATCGCGGTGCTGCCGAACACGCCGTCGGGCGTTTCGTCACCGCCGCCGGAGCGCGCTGGTATCGCACCGGCGACAGGGGCCGCTACCGCCCCGACGGTCTGCTGGAGCGACTCGGACACGCCGAGCAGCTCGCCGCACCCGACACGATCGGGTCCGCGCTCGGCGCCAGCCGCGCCACCAGCGAGAGCGACACGCACCAGGCCGCGCCTCCCCCCGGGAGCGCAGACCAGACGGACGCGCCTCGCGCGCGAGGTCACGGCCCGTCGCCCATGCAACGCCATCCCGGGCACGAAGCACCAGGAGGAGGCGCGATGAGGCGTAAACGGCGGGCAGTGCCCGCCCGGAGCAAGGAGTCGCGGCAACACCCCTGA
- a CDS encoding MFS transporter has product MNDRTRTPRSTWWLLTSLYTTQYLGLGFFVVALAALLREQGAPLDQISLVYMLGLVWALKFLWAPLVDRLGVRRWGHYRSWLLVAQTGLVSSFLLIGLFDLEHDFSTIYLLCLVVTLFSATQDIAVDGLACRLIPVEERGTSNGLQVAGGLLGNMIGGGVVLMAYPYLGWTGSMVALSLGTAASLAQLLVFREPQWALTATNRPRLLPRLGALLRRRAGLYWLAMLLLYPLGYNLMFIPLTPILVDLGWSIERIGFTVNVFGSVLGIVGALTTGWVFNRVARRSALTGAALLQIVGVGAVALPLLGMTDTLTVMIAIGAFFLLCNPATTVLAAVMMDHASHDAPATDYSLQFSMSMGFAMVAATVSTSLAEQLGYLSVIWTALTVSGIALLLALPYRFQRVFPEGDPQPETADLTTVMVTGDAR; this is encoded by the coding sequence ATGAACGATAGAACCAGGACCCCGAGGTCCACCTGGTGGCTGCTCACCAGTCTCTACACCACCCAGTACCTCGGGCTGGGCTTTTTCGTGGTCGCACTGGCGGCCCTGTTGCGCGAACAGGGCGCGCCGCTCGACCAGATCAGCCTGGTCTACATGCTCGGCCTGGTCTGGGCGCTCAAGTTCCTCTGGGCGCCACTGGTCGACCGGCTCGGCGTACGCCGCTGGGGTCACTACCGCAGTTGGCTGCTGGTGGCGCAGACGGGGCTGGTGAGCAGCTTCCTGCTGATCGGGCTGTTCGACCTGGAGCATGACTTCTCCACCATCTACCTGCTCTGTCTGGTGGTCACGCTGTTTTCGGCGACCCAGGACATCGCCGTCGACGGCCTCGCCTGCCGCCTGATCCCGGTCGAGGAGCGCGGCACCAGCAACGGCCTCCAGGTCGCCGGCGGTCTGCTCGGCAACATGATCGGCGGCGGCGTGGTGTTGATGGCCTACCCCTATCTGGGCTGGACCGGCAGCATGGTGGCGTTGTCGCTCGGCACCGCGGCATCGCTGGCACAGCTGCTCGTCTTCCGCGAACCGCAATGGGCGCTGACCGCGACCAACCGACCACGGCTGCTGCCGCGCCTCGGTGCACTGCTGCGCCGACGCGCCGGTCTCTACTGGCTGGCGATGCTGCTGCTCTATCCGCTCGGCTACAACCTGATGTTCATCCCGCTGACCCCGATCCTGGTCGATCTCGGCTGGTCGATCGAGCGCATCGGCTTCACCGTCAACGTGTTCGGCTCGGTGCTGGGGATCGTCGGTGCGCTGACCACCGGCTGGGTGTTCAACCGCGTGGCGCGGCGCAGCGCCCTGACCGGCGCGGCACTGCTGCAGATCGTCGGGGTCGGCGCAGTGGCGCTGCCGTTGCTGGGCATGACCGACACGCTCACGGTGATGATCGCCATCGGTGCCTTCTTCCTGCTCTGCAATCCGGCGACCACGGTGCTGGCGGCGGTGATGATGGATCACGCCTCGCACGACGCGCCGGCCACCGACTACAGCCTGCAATTCAGCATGAGCATGGGGTTTGCGATGGTCGCGGCGACGGTGAGCACCTCGCTGGCCGAGCAGCTCGGTTACCTCTCGGTGATCTGGACCGCGCTGACGGTCTCCGGCATCGCGCTGTTGTTGGCGCTGCCCTATCGCTTCCAGCGCGTGTTCCCCGAGGGCGATCCACAGCCCGAGACCGCCGACCTGACAACCGTGATGGTGACCGGCGATGCACGCTGA
- a CDS encoding thioesterase II family protein — MHADPSRRATPATSVPTATRWIRRPQPRPAARLRLFCLPHAGGTPALFKHWPPLLPEWIEPLMVCLPGRENRFDEPLPEDIPALVAQLAGAVRPWLDRPWALFGHSMGATLAYELTQTLVAQGGPMPEHLVVSARIPPQRHRGGDLHRRDDDALCARLIALGGTPPELLSRPEFRAVVLPAIREDYRLIETYRPDLERAPLPCPLTVFRGRDDADLDAEAAGAWSCCTSADFRIESFPGGHFYLSDKPGVVVARLGALLAS, encoded by the coding sequence ATGCACGCTGACCCGTCGCGCCGCGCAACCCCCGCGACCAGCGTGCCGACGGCGACGCGCTGGATCCGCCGCCCGCAGCCACGCCCGGCGGCACGACTGCGGCTGTTCTGCCTGCCGCACGCCGGCGGCACCCCGGCACTGTTCAAGCACTGGCCGCCGCTGTTGCCGGAGTGGATCGAGCCGCTGATGGTCTGCCTGCCCGGACGCGAGAACCGGTTCGACGAGCCGCTGCCCGAGGATATCCCCGCACTGGTGGCGCAGCTCGCCGGGGCGGTACGTCCCTGGCTCGATCGCCCCTGGGCGCTGTTCGGCCACAGCATGGGCGCCACGCTCGCCTACGAGCTGACCCAGACGCTCGTCGCGCAAGGGGGACCGATGCCCGAGCATCTGGTGGTCTCGGCACGCATACCGCCGCAGCGTCATCGCGGCGGTGATCTCCACCGCCGCGACGACGACGCCCTGTGCGCGCGGCTCATCGCACTCGGCGGCACCCCGCCGGAGCTGCTCTCGCGACCCGAGTTCCGCGCCGTCGTGCTGCCGGCGATCCGCGAAGACTACCGCCTGATCGAGACTTATCGTCCCGATCTGGAGCGCGCCCCGCTGCCCTGCCCGCTCACCGTCTTTCGTGGACGCGACGACGCCGATCTCGACGCCGAGGCGGCCGGCGCCTGGTCGTGCTGCACCAGCGCCGACTTCCGTATCGAGTCCTTCCCCGGCGGACACTTCTACCTCAGCGACAAACCGGGCGTGGTGGTTGCCCGGCTCGGTGCGTTGCTCGCGTCATAG
- a CDS encoding Gfo/Idh/MocA family oxidoreductase, whose protein sequence is MMRPPPSKIVVAGTGFGRFYLDAIDAVPQRYTLTGILARGSSQSQRCAREHGVALYTDAREIPEDVDIVCVVLRSGGIGSPGSELAKQMLARGIHVLQEHPVHASEITECLRLARANAAAYAVNTLYPNLDPVRQFLIAAEQLRRRQRILCVDAACNSQISYPLLDLIGQALGGLRPWSFNDCPPPQGQPFRNLYAIIAGIPTTLHIHNQVHPEDPDNHGLLMHRVSLFCEGGVLTLTDTHGPVLWNARMHSPRDVSGRLQLSGPGTERLACPSTSLLDTLPTPSFHEIFAHIWPTAMVRALDGLRADIADPQRRVHTGHWALDVALAWHELNGQLGTPELIRPASPEPLPLEKLIRARSRKKHSGRHHRK, encoded by the coding sequence ATGATGCGCCCTCCTCCGAGCAAGATCGTGGTGGCCGGTACCGGATTCGGCCGTTTCTACCTCGACGCCATCGACGCGGTACCGCAACGCTACACCCTGACGGGCATCCTGGCGCGGGGCAGCAGTCAGTCGCAGCGCTGTGCCCGCGAGCACGGGGTAGCGCTCTACACCGACGCCCGCGAGATCCCCGAAGACGTCGACATCGTCTGTGTGGTGCTGCGCTCCGGGGGCATCGGCAGCCCCGGCTCGGAGCTGGCCAAACAGATGCTCGCGCGGGGCATCCACGTGCTCCAAGAGCACCCGGTCCACGCCTCCGAGATCACCGAGTGCCTGCGCCTGGCTCGCGCCAACGCTGCGGCCTACGCGGTCAACACCCTCTACCCCAACCTCGACCCGGTGCGCCAATTCCTCATCGCCGCAGAGCAACTCCGGCGACGCCAGCGCATCCTCTGCGTCGACGCCGCCTGCAACAGCCAGATCAGCTATCCGCTGCTCGACCTGATCGGCCAGGCCCTCGGCGGCCTGCGCCCGTGGTCGTTCAACGACTGTCCACCGCCGCAGGGACAGCCGTTTCGCAACCTCTATGCCATCATCGCCGGGATCCCGACGACACTGCACATCCACAACCAGGTACACCCCGAGGACCCGGACAACCACGGCCTGTTGATGCACCGTGTCTCGTTGTTCTGTGAGGGCGGAGTACTCACCCTCACCGACACCCACGGCCCGGTGCTGTGGAACGCCCGCATGCACTCGCCACGCGATGTCAGCGGCAGACTACAGCTCTCCGGGCCGGGCACGGAGCGGCTCGCCTGTCCCAGCACCAGCCTGCTCGACACCCTACCGACCCCGAGTTTTCACGAGATCTTCGCCCACATCTGGCCGACGGCGATGGTGCGGGCACTCGACGGGCTGCGCGCCGACATCGCCGATCCGCAGCGTCGTGTCCACACCGGACACTGGGCGCTGGACGTCGCGCTCGCCTGGCACGAGCTGAACGGTCAGCTCGGCACCCCCGAGCTGATCCGCCCGGCATCACCGGAACCATTACCGCTGGAGAAGCTGATCCGCGCCCGATCACGCAAGAAGCACTCGGGGCGTCACCACCGCAAATAG
- a CDS encoding DUF2461 domain-containing protein, which produces MSAFEGFPADCFAFFSDLARHNDRAWFNANKARYRASVVEPMGAFITAMAPPLARISPHFVADPRPHGGSMFRIQRDMRFSRDGRPYKTHVACHFRHQTGKSAHAPGFYVELTPERVRYGGGIWLAPGPELALIRQAIVDDVDGWRAVIEDAALIDGFGGVEGEGLKRAPRGFDPRHPHIEDIKRRSFFLMCDADTDVAVRGDFVARVEHAFRAATPLMRFLSSALDVPF; this is translated from the coding sequence ATGTCGGCGTTCGAGGGGTTTCCGGCGGATTGTTTCGCTTTTTTCAGCGATCTCGCGCGGCACAACGATCGCGCGTGGTTCAACGCCAACAAGGCGCGCTATCGGGCCTCGGTGGTCGAGCCGATGGGGGCCTTCATCACGGCGATGGCGCCGCCTCTGGCGCGGATCTCGCCTCACTTCGTCGCCGATCCCCGACCGCACGGTGGCTCGATGTTCCGCATCCAGCGCGACATGCGCTTCTCCCGGGACGGACGGCCCTACAAGACCCACGTCGCCTGTCATTTCCGTCACCAGACCGGCAAGAGCGCCCATGCGCCCGGCTTCTATGTCGAGCTGACGCCCGAACGGGTGCGTTATGGCGGTGGCATCTGGCTGGCGCCGGGACCGGAGTTGGCGCTGATCCGTCAGGCGATCGTCGACGATGTCGACGGCTGGCGCGCGGTGATCGAGGATGCGGCCCTGATCGACGGCTTCGGTGGCGTCGAGGGCGAGGGCCTGAAGCGGGCACCGCGTGGCTTCGACCCGCGACATCCACACATCGAGGACATCAAGCGCCGGAGCTTCTTTCTGATGTGCGACGCCGACACCGACGTCGCCGTGCGCGGTGATTTCGTCGCCCGCGTCGAGCACGCATTCCGGGCCGCGACACCGCTGATGCGCTTCCTCTCCAGCGCGCTCGACGTGCCGTTCTGA